In the genome of Acidovorax sp. 69, the window CCAGGCCCGCGGACAGCGGAACAAACACCGGACGGCAGTACATGCGCGACTTGAGCAACAGGTAGCGATATGCCGTGGGATCCAGACCCACACAGGAGAAAACCCCCAGGTCCCAAGGTTCGTGCGGCTGTTCGACCACCACGATCTGCGTGCCCCCTGCATCCAGCCAGACGGCACGGCCCATGGAACACCGCTGCCCCGTGTAGATGGGTCCGCTCACGGTGTAGCAGCCATCGCTGATGGCTCGCACGGTGCCCTGCACCAGCACAGGCTCCTTGGTGATGCCCAGCTGGGTCAACGCCACCTTGTTGCCCAGACGCACCGACACCTGGGCACCCACGCCCGCAGCGACGAGCTGCGCCACGGCCTCCGGGTCGGACAGCGGCCCGGTGGCGATATCCGTCAGGCCGTGCTGCCAGGCTGCCTGAAGCACATCCATGGTGTCGCAGGTCCCGCCCGACATGCAGTTGTCACTGTGATCCAGCAGCAGCACAGGCTTGTCTGCTCCTTGCGCCAGCGCACCGGCCCGTGCGAAGGCTTCACCCAATGACTCACTGGCATACACATAACCTTCGCGCTCGGCCCAGATCTGGCCAGCCACGCGGTCCAGGGCGGCAGCACACAGCGCCTCGCTGTCGGGTGTGCGCTCGACGGTGGCGACCACACTCATACAAGGCGCAGCGATGTCGGCGAGCGAAAAACCCGCAAAGATGGTCATGGCCGGCACACCCTTTTCCTCGGCCTGCCGTGCGGAGGCCACTGCCGCAGCCATGGCCCCGCCCAGCGTGGTACTGCGCAGCGTGTGGCTCAAGAGCGGCAGGGGCCGCCAGCGCACCAAATACTGGCGCCCTTCCTGCAGCATCTGCAAAACCAAGCGCGCGGCATGTTCGCCGGTCTCGTACATGTCCACATGCGGGTAGGTCTTGAACCCCACCATGACATCGGCGTTGTCGATCATCTTCTGGGTGATGTTGCCATGCAGGTCCAGTGCCACGCCCAAAGGCACGCCGGGGGCTGCAGCCCGCACGCGCGCGAGCAGATCGCCTTCACCGTCCGGGGTGTTCTGCGCCACCATGGCACCGTGCAGATCCAGCAGGATGGCATCACAGCCCGCAGCCGCCGCCACGATGCGATCGGTGAGCGCATCGTAGGCATCGGCAAACACGGGGCCGCTGGGGTTGGCCGTTGCGGAGACCGGCGTGACGCACTGCGCGCCCACGCGCTGCGCTGCGTCGATGAAAGCGGCCATCGCGGTGCGCATGCCTCTGTTGGCCAGGAAGGCTGCAGCGTCGTAGTCAGGCGCAAACGCCTGCAGGGGCGTCGGAACCGGTGAAAACGTGTTGGTCTCGTGGTTCAGACGTGCGATCAGAAACTTCATGGAATGCCCTTGGTTCAATGCTGCGTTGGCCTGCAATCTATCAAGCCAGGCCCACACCGAGGTAGCGGTCCTTGACTTCGTCATCGGCCAGAAAGGCTGTGTTGTCGGCGGTGTAAACAATGCGCCCCTGCTCCAGAATGCAGTGCCGGTCCGCCAGTTGGGTACAGACCTCCAGGTTCTGCTCGACCAGCAGGATGGCAACGCCTGCAGCCTTGATCGTCTTGAGCTGCGCCACGATCTCTTCCACGATGACCGGCGCCAACCCTTCCACGGGCTCGTCGAGCATCAGCAGCTTGGGATCGTTCATCAGAGCACGACCGATGGCCAGCATCTGCTGCTCGCCACCCGAAAGCTGCCCACCACCATTGCGCCGACGCTCCTTGAGCCGGGGGAAGATCCGGTATACATCCTCCAGCTGCCAGGGCGAACGCTGACGCAGGCCCAGCAGCAGGTTCTCTTCCACCGTCAGCAGTTTGAAGATACCCCGATGCTCAGGCACCAGGCACACGCCCTGCCGGGCAATGGCATGGGGCGGCAGGCCCTGCACCGGTTTACCGCCGAAGGCGACACGACCCTGGGTGGGCGCGACCACCCCGGCAATGCTCTTGAGCGTGGTGGTCTTGCCCGCACCATTGCGGCCCAGCAGCGTGACCAGTTCACCATCGCCCACCTGAAAACCCACACCCTGCAGCACGTGGCTCTTGCCATAGTGCGCGTGCACGTCGTCCACATCGAGAATCATGCTTTGCCTCCGGTGATCATGTTGCCCAGGTAGGCCGCGCGCACGCGGTCATCGCTGCGGATATCGTGCGGCATGCCCTCGGCAAGCACCCGGCCCAGCTGCATCACCGTGACGGTGTCCGAGATGTCCATCACGATGTTCATGTTGTGCTCAATCAGGACCACGGTGTGCTCATCGCGCAGGCTCTTGATCAGGCGCTTCATGTCGTCTAGGTCATCGATGCCCATGCCCGACGTGGGCTCGTCCAGAAAGATGGCCTTGGGTCGGGCGGCGAGGGCCATTCCGACCTCCAGGCGACGCTGCTGGCCGTGCGACAAGTTGCCTGCCGGGGTGTCGGCCAGACTCTCCAGCCCCACTTTGGCAAGCACAGACTCCACCACCTTCGACAGTGCCCGAGGCCCCACGGGCTCATGCCAAGGATTGAGGGCATGCACAGGTGCGACGCCCTGTGCGCCCAAGCGCAGGTTCTCACGCACCGGCAGGCTCAGAAACAAGCTGGTCACCTGAAACGACCGCGCAATGCCGCGCTGCACACGCCGGTGGTCGGGCTCGTGCGTGACATCCTGGCCATCAAACAGGATGCGCCCACCGCTCACCGTCTTGGTCCCTGTGAGCATATGGAACAGAGTGGTCTTGCCGGCCCCGTTGGGCCCGATCACCGAATGCACCGTGTTCGCACGCACCCGCAGGCTCACGCCCCCCAGTGCGGCGAACTTGCCATAGTGTTTCTCGACATCAATGGCTTCCAGGAGGATGGGTGCCTTGGGGCTCATGCCTTTTCTCCTTTGGCGGTCACTTCAACCATCGATGGCGCCGCTGGCTTCCGATGGCCCTGCAACTTGTTCCAGATCGTTTCACCCAGGCCCCACAGCCCCCGTTGCATCCACAGACTGACGGCCATCAAAACGATGCCCAACAACAACAGCCAGCGCGGCCACAGCTGCGACAACCAGTCAGCCAGCAACAGGTAAAACGCCGAACCGAGCAGCGAGGCAAACAGGTTGCCCGTGCCCCCGATCACAGTCATCACCAGGATCATCTCGCTCGTGTGGTATTCGGCGTTGGAGAGCGGCGCCAGGCCGGTCATCATGGCGTGTAGCGCTCCTGCCAGACCCGTGACAGCGCCCGAGATCACAAACGCCTGCAGCTTGAGCAACCGCAGGTTGTAGCCAATGGCCGCCGCGCGCTCTTCGTTGTCGCGCACGGCCAACAGGGTGCGTCCAAAGGTGGAGCGCGACACCTTGAACAACAGCCAGAACACCACCATGAAGATCACTGAGACAAAACCATAAAACTGCCAAGGCGACGCCAGCGTCCACACATCGACGCCGAAGATAGACAAATTGGGGCGAGGAATGTCCATCAGTCCGTTATCCCCCCCCGTCAGACCAGTGGTTGTGTAGGCGATGAAATAGAACATCTGCGCGAAGGCCAGAGTCAGCATCACGAAATACGTGCCCCGCTGGCGGATCGCTACCCAGCCCACCACTGCGGCGCCGAGCGCACCCATCACCGTGGCCAGCAACAGCGCCAGTGGCATGGGCACGGGCCAGCGCGTCAACATCAAGGCCACGGTATAGCTGCCCAAGCCAAAAAAAATGCCCTGGCCGAACGACAGCAGCCCTGTGAAGCCCAATAGCAGGTTGCAGCCCATGGCGGCCAGCCCAAAAATGAGCACCTCGCTGGCCAATGACCCCGACTGCATCATCAGCGGCATGACCGCCACCACCAGCGCCGCGAACAGGAAATGTGTGTACTTCTTCATGGGGTTCACTCCTTGCGGCCCAAAAGACCATGGGGGCGCAATAGCAGCACGGCCGCCATGGCGACATAGATCATCAGACGGGCACCTTCCGGCCACAGCGTGCTCATGACGCTTTGCACGATGCCGATCATCAGACCGCCCAGCAGCGCTCCGCTGAAGCTGCCCATGCCCCCCACCACCACTACAACAAAAGCCACCGCGAGGGCCTCGACCCCCATGAAGGGCTCAGCACCCCGGATCGGTGATGCCAGCACGCCAGCCAGCGCCGCCGTTGCCGCGCCCAAGCCAAACACGAGGCTGAAGATGCGCAGTACATTGATGCCAAGCAGCGAGACCATCTCGGTCGACTCGCTACCCGCCCGCACCGCACTGCCCAAACGCGTGCCCTCCAGCACCCACCACAACAACACCGCCAGCACCGCAGTGAAACCGATCACGAACAGGCGGTACTTGGGGTACACAAAGCTGCCCCACATCACCACACCCTGAAGCGCGTCAGGCACCGCCACACTGTCGCCCAGCGGGCCCCACTGCAGGATCACCAGCTCCTGCACCGCCAGGGCCAGGCCCACCGTCACCAAAATGTGAAACTCATGGTCCGTGGCGTATACGTGGCGCAGGATGAGCTTCTCCGTCGCCCAACCAATGCCACCGACCACCAGAGGCACCACTACCAGGGCCAGCCAGAAACTCATGCCCCAACGTGTCATCTGGTAGCAAAAATACGCCCCGATCAGATAAAAAGCGCCATGCGCGAAATTCACAAATCGCAGCAAGCCGAAGACGATGGACAGGCCCACCGCCAACAGGAAATACAGCATGCCAATGCCAATCCCGTTGATGACCTGTAGCAGGTAGATGTTCATAGAGTGCTCAGCCAGAAGACCACCAGCAGCCCCTTCCGGGGCCACTGTGGTTCACCAAAAGGAGCGCCCAGCACCTGTGCAGGGCCTGTCAGCCATGCAAGCGCTGTGCGGCGCCAGGGAAATCAGGTGCGTTTGCAGCCCGTCTGATCGATGGGCAGGAACGACTTACCCGAACTGAGAACGTCCACGTAGTCGTCCTTGTTCTTCATCTTGGCCTTGGCCTTGCCCTTGAGCAGGTAGTAGCTCTTGAGCACCTGGTGGTCTGCCTTGCGCACCTCCTCATCGCCCGTCAATCCCTGGTACCTGTGGCCCTCCAGCGAGGCAATCACAGCTTTCTGGTCCACCGAGCCTGCCTTGATGATCCCGTCAATCAGAAGCTTGGTGCAGATGTAGGAACCTGCCAGGCTGTAGTTGGGATTCATCTTGAGCTTGTCGTTTGTGCGTTTGACGAGATCCCGGTTGAGTTCGGAATCCACCGTGTGCCAATACTGGGCTCCAAAATAGATGCCGTCGCACAGATCGGCACCCAGCGATTCGAACTGCTCCAGCCCCGAAGCCCAGGCCACCAGGATCGTCATGTTCTTGTGCATGCCGAAGCTCACAGCCTGGCGCAGGGTGTCGGCACACTGCGCACCAAAGTTCAACAACAGCAGCACATCGGGCTTGGCAGCCATCGCATTGGTGATGTAACCACTGAACTCTTTTTCGGTCAGCGAGTGGTAGCTATTGCCAACGTGCTCAATGCCCTTTTCCTTGAAGATGTTCTTGGCGGCCGACAACAGGCCGTCGCCGAATACATACTGCGGCGTGATGGTGTACCAGCGTTTGGCCTTGGGCATCGAATCGATCAGTGGGCGCACAGTCTGCTCGATGGCACCAAACGTGGGCACCGACCAGCGGAAGGTCGCGGCATTGCAGTCAGACCCCGTGATTTCATCGGCTCCTGCGGTGGTCACGAACAGGCCACCAGCCTTCTCGGCCTCCTTGCCCATGGCCAGGGCTTCGCCCGACAGGATGCCTCCAGCAAAGAAACGTGCGCCTTGCTGCTGTGCAGCCTCTTGCACCTTGCGCACAGCAGTGGCAGGCTTGCCCTCGGTGTCCAGCAGGGTGTACGCCAGGGGGCGATTGAGGGCCTTGCCATATTGCTCGATGGCCAGCCGCATGCCCATGTCTGCAAATTTCCCGTTGGCCGCAAACGGGCCCGACATCGGCACAGGGCAACCGAACTGGATGGCGCCCGGGGTCTGTGCAAACGCACTGCGGGTCAGGCCGATGGAAGCGGAAAGTGCACTCAGTGCCGAGACTTGCAGAAGATGACGACGTTGCATGGAGGGCTCCAGTGAAGAGTAGTGGGAGATCAAGAGATGCCACCTCCATGGTGTGCAGGAAACCCCCTTCGCGGTCTTTCCAAATCTTTCATTTGGATTCATGCAAACAAAGGGTTAACCCGCCACACCGCCCCTGTGGGCACAGCCAAGCCAGGCGCACTCCCCACCGGGAGTGCTCCTCGATGAACCACTGGCCGGGGAATCAGTGCAACCGCTGGGTGTCTTGCGCCAACTGCGTCGTGGCAGTGAAGGCGTAACCGATCTGGTGCAGCGTCTTGACCGGCAGGGGCTCGGCGAACGCTTCGGCCGCCTTCTTGCGCAACCGGGTGAGCAGCAGGTTGAGTCGCTCGGCACCGTTCTGGGCACGGGCACCAAACAGATGGGTGCTGAGATCCCGCTTGGGCACCGGCTGGCCGTCAGCACGCATGAGCTGCTGTAGAAACATGAACTCGTGGGTGGTCAACTGCAGGCACCTGCCCTGGGGCGACGACAGCACCCATTCCTTGATCGCCAGCACCCAACATGCGGGTTGTGCGGCAGGCAAGGGGATAGTAGGCAGCGGCATGTCTGTGCCCACGCTCCCCCTGGGCAGCAGCCGGCTCGCGGTGGCGTCGATGTTGGCGGCCAGCTCCAGCAGGTTGACGGGTTTGACCAGATAACGGTCCGCCCCAGCGCGCATTCCTGCAAGCCGGTCGTCGAGCGAATCGCGGGCACTGAGAATGATCACCCCGACATCGGGCCTGGACTTGAGCAGCGACGCCACACTGAGCCCATCCTCACCGGGCAGGCCCAGGTCCAGGATCACGACATCGACGGGTTGAAAAGTAAACCCCTTGTAGAAAGCTTCGGCACTGCATGCCCCCCAAACGCTGTAGCCCGAGTCGAGCAGGAACTCCTCGATGCTGTGCAGTTGGTCGGAGTCATCCTCCACGATTGCGATGCTGGGCTTGAATTGGGTCATGTTGCGAATACCTCCGGCGTCCGTCCGGAATGCAACATTCAGGCCACCGGTGTCACTGTCAACGGAATGTCGATCACAAAACGCATGCCCCGGGGCTGGCGTGCACGCAGCCAAACAGCTCCACCATGCAGGTCGACAATGCGTTTTACCAAAGCTAGGCCCAGTCCGGCACCGGGTTTGCCCTCTGCCGAACGACCGCGGCGGTATTTCTCAAATACCAGCGCCTGTTCTTCGGGGGGGATACCAGGGCCCTCATCTTCGATCGCAAAGCGGCACAAGGCCCCTTCTCGGTGCACGCTCAAGGACACCGACATGCCGACCTCGGAATACTTGAACGCGTTGGAGAGCACGTTCATGAGCATCACGCGCAACAGTACCGGATCGCCGTTCAGTGCGGGTAGGTCTGGCTCCACGCTCAGGTGCAGCGGGTGCTCGGCAGACAGTTGCCCACCATTTTCGATCACCCACAAACACAACTCCCCCACATCAACGGGCGCAGGCTCCAGGGCGAAGTTGTGGCTATCGATACGATCCTGAGTGAGACAGTTATCAAAAAAATAGCTCAGCCGCGCGGAGCCCCGCAAAATGCGCAACGCCAGCGCCTGTTGCGCCGGAGCCTCCTTGGATCGCAACGAGAGCAACTGCCCCGCAGTATTGATCACCGCCAGCGGTGAACGCACCTCGTGCGACAGCATGGCGATGAAGTGGCGCTGGTCGGTCAGTGTCTGTTCAATGGAGGTCACCGCGCTTTCCAGCTCTTGCGTGCGTTGCGCCACCATCTGCTCCAAGTCCTCGGCATGCTCCTTCAAATGCCCAGCCATGTAACCCATGGAATCCGCCAGTGACCGCAGCTCGCGGATCGGACTCGACTTGGGCGCCTGGGCATTCCAGTCGGCCTGCGTCAGTCGGATTGCCCAGTCACTGAGCACCTGCAAAGGCCGCACCAAGCGGCTGGCCACGAACAGTGAAAACAGCACCGACGCAAGCATGACCGCCACGGTGGTGTAGATCGTGTTGCGCAACACCCCGCGCAAAGGTGTGTTGAACCGGCTCTCTGGGAGGATGATCGCCATGGTCAGTGCAGGACCACGGGGCAGGACATGCGTCCACCAGCGCGCCAGATGGCGCACGCCATCTACCTCCATAAACTGGTTGCCCTCAGGTTGACCGCTCTGCAGAATATGCTGTCCCAGTGAACTCATCACGGGATCGCCGCTTTGGTCGATGCGCATGCGATGCCCATCTGCAAGAGCCGTCACCCCTCCAGATGGATCGTGCGAGGACATGGCCAGCAGCTCCCCCGACGCCTCGGCCAAAAAGGCCCTCCCACCTGATTCTGAGGCCAGCGCCGCCAAAAATTCATTGAGTTGGGAGAGCGACACATCGGCGGTCACCACACCTATCAATTGGCCATCGCGCGAACGCACCGGCGCGGAAATTCCCATTCCAATCGCAGCATAGGCTCCCTGTGCATCGTTGATCATGTAGCGGTAGGGGGCGTACCACGAGACCCCGTCGTTGGCGATCGCAGACTGATACCACGGACGATTTCTCGCATCAAAACCTACATCGCTGCGCGAGATCAACGTGGGCTGGCGGGTCACCGCGTCGACACGCAGCACCTCCATGGCTCGGCCATCGCTGATCCGGGCGCGCAGCATGCGCAGTGCGCGGTCATCACCCAGCGGCGGACGGCTGCCAGCGTAATACTGGCCGTCGGGCATGCCCATGGAGATGAAGGTGAGCTGGGGCTGCTGGTCGATCTGCAGCATGAACTGGCGCATCAACACATCGGGTTGCTGCACCATCAAGTGCCCTGCGCGCACCTGCTCGACGTTGAAGGCCACCACCCGCTGTGGAACGTCGAAGAACGACACCACCTTCTCACGCACACGGCCCGAAACCTCGTCAGCCAACTGCAGTGCAAACTCTTCCATGGCCACAACAGCTGAGCGATAAAACAGGCTGCCGCTGGCCAGTACGATGGGCAGCAAAACCGCCAGCAGTGCAAAGGTGAGGTAACTGCGCAGCGCAATGCGGCGAGCAAACATGAAGAAAACTGAGTGTGTGGGCGCTGTAGGTTTATGGCCCGAAACCTCCTCGAGGCTTCGGGCCATACGCACCGTATTCAATCACAGGCCAGCAAAGGCCGCCGGGGCAACACACACGTCGCCCGCCGTCCCCGCAGGGTTTAATCTCTTACACGGCCTCCGTCAGCACACCTTTGCCTGCTCCAGCATGGCGTGCAGCAGCACATTGCACCCCGCCTCGATGTGCTCAGGCTTGGCGTCCTCAATCTCGTTGTGGCTGATGCCATCCTTGCACGGAATGAAGATCATCCCGCTGGGCGCCAGCTTGGCCATGTACACCGCGTCGTGCCCCGCTCCCGACACCGCTGGCATGTGGCTGTATCCGAGCTTGGCCGCCGCGCGCCCCACTGCGTCCACGCAGCTCTCATGGAAGGCCTGCGCGGGGTAGCTGGACACCATTTCGACATGGATCTGTACGCCATGTTCCTTGCCCACCTGCTCGGCAAAGGTTTTGACTTCTGCAGCCATCTGGTCCACCAGCGCGTCGGTGCTGTTGCGCAGGTCGATGCTGAACTTGACCCGGCCCGGGATGACGTTGCGGCTGTTGGGGAACACTTGCACCATGCCCACGGTGCCGCGTCCGTGCGGCGGGTGGCGGTGGGCTGCTGCCACCACGTCTTGCATGATGCGTGTGGCGGCCAGCAGGGCGTCTTTGCGCAGCGCCATGGGCGTGGGGCCGGCGTGGGCTTCCATGCCGGTGACGGTGCAGTCGAACCAGCGGATACCCAAGACGCCACTGACCACGCCAATGGTCTTGTCGTTGTCTTCCAGCACCGGGCCTTGTTCGATGTGGGTTTCGAAGTAGGCGCCGATGGGGTGGTCGCCGGGCTCCTGGTCGCCGATGTAGCCGATGCGCTCCAGCTCGCCCTTGACGGTCTTGCCTTCGGTGTCGGTGGCGGCGTAGGCGTGCTCCAGCGTGAAGGCTTTGGCAAAGACGCCCGAGCCCATCATGACGGGAACAAAGCGCGATCCTTCTTCGTTGGTCCAGAAGGCCACTTCGATGGGGGCTTCGGTTTCGATGCTGTGGTCGTTGAGCGTGCGCACGACTTCGATGCCCGCCAGCACGCCGTAGTTGCCGTCGAACTTGCCGCCGGTGGGCTGGGTGTCGATGTGGCTGCCGGTCATGATGGGTGGCAGGTTGTTGTTGCGGCCGGGGCGGCGCATGAAGCCGTTGCCGATTTGGTCGATGGTGACGCTCATGCCAGCCTCGCGTGCCCAGCGGGTGACGAGGTCGCGGCCTTGTTTGTCGAGGTCGGTGAGGGTCAGGCGGCACACGCCGCCTTTGGGCGTGGCGCCGATCTGGGCGAGCTCCATGAGCGATGACCACAGGCGGTCGCCGTTGATGCACAGGTTCTCGATATCGGGTTTGACTTTGGTATCCATGGTGTTCTCCGTGTGCGTGAAGCCGGTCAGCGGGTGACGGCCGTGGGGGCCAGATCGTGGGCGCGCTTTTGCACCGCCTGGAAGTTGGCGCCAAACGCGGGACGCTTGATGTAGCGGCCCTTGCCCTGTTCGGCCCTCAGGTCGCCGTTGGCATACACCACGCGGCCCTGGCTGATGGTGTGGCTGGGGATGCCCCGCACGGTGCGGCCTTCAAAGATGTTGAAGTCGCCCTTGCTGAACTGCGTCTTGACCGAGAAAGTCTTGGTGCCTTCGGGGTCCCACAGCACCAGATCGGCATCGGCGCCTTCGCCAATGAAACCTTTGCGTGGGTAGATGTTGAACAGCTTGGCGCAGTTGGCCGAGGTGATGGCCACGAACTCGCTCGGCGTGAGTCGCCCGGTGTTCACGCCACCGTCCCAAATGGCCGCCATGCGCTCTTCCACGCCACCGGTGCCGTTGGGGATCTTGGCGAAGTTGTCTTTGCCCGCCGCTTTTTGCGCGGCGCAGAAGGTGCAGTGGTCGGTGGCCGTGGTGTGCAGCTGCCCGGATTGCAGGCCACGCCACAAGGCCTCTTGATGGCCTTTGGGGCGAAATGGAGGGCTCATCACATGCGCGGCAGCCTTGGCAAAGTCGGGGTCGCGGTAAACGCTGTCGTCCACCAGAAGGTGCCCCGCCAGCACCTCGCCATACACGCGCTGGCCCCGCGCACGGGCGCGGGCAATCGCGTCGGCCGACTCCATGCAGCTCACGTGCACCACGTAGATCGGCACGCCCAGCACGTCGGCAATGGCGATGGCGCGGTTGGCGGCCTCAGCCTCGACCATGGGCGGGCGCGACAGCGGGTGGCCTTCGGGCCCGGTGATGCCCATCTTGGCGACCTCTTGCTGCAGCAGGTACACCAGCTCGCCGTTTTCGGCATGTACGGTGGGCATGGCGCCCAGCTCGAGCGCGCGCTTGAAGCTGTTCACCAGGGTTTCGTCGTCGCACATGATGGCGTTCTTGTAGGCCATGAAGTGCTTGAAGCTGTTCACGCCTTCGTCCTGCACCAGCGTGCCCATGTCGGCGCGCACCTGCTCGCTCCACCAGGTGATGGCGACATGGAAGGAATAGTCGGCCGCCGATTTTTCAGCCCAACCACGCCACTTGCGGTACGCGTCGAGGATGTTTTCTTGCGGGTCCGGGATAACGAAATCGATGATGCTGGTGGTTCCCCCGGCCAGGCCCGCTGCCGTGCCGGTGAAGAAGTCATCCATGGTGGTGGTGCCCATGAACGGCAGTTGCATGTGCGTGTGCGGGTCGATACCGCCGGGCAGCACGTACTGGCCGCTGGCGTCCAGCACCTCGGCCCCCGCTGGCGCCAGCGCCGCTGCGCCCTCGCCCACCGCCACGATGCGGCCGTCCACACACAGCACATCGGCGGCTTGCTCGCGGTCGGCGTTGACCACGGTTCCGCCGCGGATCAAAAGGGCTTGGGTCATGGGGGTCTCCTTCAGGGGTACAAATCAAAACAAGGGCCTGCCCTGGCCACGGGCCAGGGCAGGCCATACGGTCACTTTTTCTTGGCAGTCAGGTAGTAGTAGGTGCCTGCCACTGCCAGGCTGAAGAACCAGCCAAAGTCAAACAGGGACAGCAGCAAGCCTGGTACGGCGGCTTTGTCGATGACGCCAGACACCGCCAGGTAGCCGGGCAGGCACGGCAGCACGCCCAGAGCAAACGCAATGAGCGCTTGCACATTCCAGCCGTTGCTGTACTCGTACTCCCCGCCCCTGCGGTACAGGTCATCCACCTTCAGCTCGCTTTTTCGCACCAGGTAGTAGTCCACCAGCAAAATGCCTGCAATGGCGCCCAGCAGCGTGCCGTAGCCGCCAAGCCAGGTGAAAAGGTAGCCGCCCGACGTGGCCAGCAGCTTCCAGGGCATGAACAGCAAGCCGATGACGGCAGCGATCATTCCGCCCATGCGAAAGCTGATCTTGGACGGTGCAACCTGGCTGAAGTCATACGATGGCGACACCAGGTTGGCGGCCACATTGGTCGTCAGGTTGGCCAACAAAATCACCAGCAAGCCCACGCCCGCAGCCACGCTGCCCATCTGCGTCAGCAGGCCGTCCGGAAAGAGCTGCGCCTTGCCATACAGGATGGCCGACGCCGAGAAGCCAATCACACCCACCATGGAGAACAGCGCCATCGGAATCGGCAGGCCGATGGCCTGGCCCATGACCTGGTCCTTCTGGGTCTTGGCAAAGCGTGTGAAGTCCGGGATATTGAGCGCCAGAGTGGCCCAGAAACCGACCAGGCCGGTCAATGCCGCCCAGGTCTTGGGGCCCCCTTCGACCACCTTGGCGGGCAGGTTGAAGAGCTGGCCCGAAGGCACCTTCATCATCAACACCACGACCAGCACGATGGACGCGATGATCATCAGCGGCGCGGCAATCACTTCGAGCTTGCGGATGGACTCTGGGCCCTTC includes:
- a CDS encoding response regulator transcription factor, whose product is MTQFKPSIAIVEDDSDQLHSIEEFLLDSGYSVWGACSAEAFYKGFTFQPVDVVILDLGLPGEDGLSVASLLKSRPDVGVIILSARDSLDDRLAGMRAGADRYLVKPVNLLELAANIDATASRLLPRGSVGTDMPLPTIPLPAAQPACWVLAIKEWVLSSPQGRCLQLTTHEFMFLQQLMRADGQPVPKRDLSTHLFGARAQNGAERLNLLLTRLRKKAAEAFAEPLPVKTLHQIGYAFTATTQLAQDTQRLH
- a CDS encoding branched-chain amino acid ABC transporter permease — encoded protein: MKKYTHFLFAALVVAVMPLMMQSGSLASEVLIFGLAAMGCNLLLGFTGLLSFGQGIFFGLGSYTVALMLTRWPVPMPLALLLATVMGALGAAVVGWVAIRQRGTYFVMLTLAFAQMFYFIAYTTTGLTGGDNGLMDIPRPNLSIFGVDVWTLASPWQFYGFVSVIFMVVFWLLFKVSRSTFGRTLLAVRDNEERAAAIGYNLRLLKLQAFVISGAVTGLAGALHAMMTGLAPLSNAEYHTSEMILVMTVIGGTGNLFASLLGSAFYLLLADWLSQLWPRWLLLLGIVLMAVSLWMQRGLWGLGETIWNKLQGHRKPAAPSMVEVTAKGEKA
- a CDS encoding ABC transporter ATP-binding protein; translation: MSPKAPILLEAIDVEKHYGKFAALGGVSLRVRANTVHSVIGPNGAGKTTLFHMLTGTKTVSGGRILFDGQDVTHEPDHRRVQRGIARSFQVTSLFLSLPVRENLRLGAQGVAPVHALNPWHEPVGPRALSKVVESVLAKVGLESLADTPAGNLSHGQQRRLEVGMALAARPKAIFLDEPTSGMGIDDLDDMKRLIKSLRDEHTVVLIEHNMNIVMDISDTVTVMQLGRVLAEGMPHDIRSDDRVRAAYLGNMITGGKA
- a CDS encoding M81 family metallopeptidase — translated: MKFLIARLNHETNTFSPVPTPLQAFAPDYDAAAFLANRGMRTAMAAFIDAAQRVGAQCVTPVSATANPSGPVFADAYDALTDRIVAAAAGCDAILLDLHGAMVAQNTPDGEGDLLARVRAAAPGVPLGVALDLHGNITQKMIDNADVMVGFKTYPHVDMYETGEHAARLVLQMLQEGRQYLVRWRPLPLLSHTLRSTTLGGAMAAAVASARQAEEKGVPAMTIFAGFSLADIAAPCMSVVATVERTPDSEALCAAALDRVAGQIWAEREGYVYASESLGEAFARAGALAQGADKPVLLLDHSDNCMSGGTCDTMDVLQAAWQHGLTDIATGPLSDPEAVAQLVAAGVGAQVSVRLGNKVALTQLGITKEPVLVQGTVRAISDGCYTVSGPIYTGQRCSMGRAVWLDAGGTQIVVVEQPHEPWDLGVFSCVGLDPTAYRYLLLKSRMYCRPVFVPLSAGLVECDSPGVTSSDYRLFPFKNLRQPVYPLGNVTAFP
- a CDS encoding ABC transporter ATP-binding protein, with amino-acid sequence MILDVDDVHAHYGKSHVLQGVGFQVGDGELVTLLGRNGAGKTTTLKSIAGVVAPTQGRVAFGGKPVQGLPPHAIARQGVCLVPEHRGIFKLLTVEENLLLGLRQRSPWQLEDVYRIFPRLKERRRNGGGQLSGGEQQMLAIGRALMNDPKLLMLDEPVEGLAPVIVEEIVAQLKTIKAAGVAILLVEQNLEVCTQLADRHCILEQGRIVYTADNTAFLADDEVKDRYLGVGLA
- a CDS encoding ABC transporter substrate-binding protein, with product MQRRHLLQVSALSALSASIGLTRSAFAQTPGAIQFGCPVPMSGPFAANGKFADMGMRLAIEQYGKALNRPLAYTLLDTEGKPATAVRKVQEAAQQQGARFFAGGILSGEALAMGKEAEKAGGLFVTTAGADEITGSDCNAATFRWSVPTFGAIEQTVRPLIDSMPKAKRWYTITPQYVFGDGLLSAAKNIFKEKGIEHVGNSYHSLTEKEFSGYITNAMAAKPDVLLLLNFGAQCADTLRQAVSFGMHKNMTILVAWASGLEQFESLGADLCDGIYFGAQYWHTVDSELNRDLVKRTNDKLKMNPNYSLAGSYICTKLLIDGIIKAGSVDQKAVIASLEGHRYQGLTGDEEVRKADHQVLKSYYLLKGKAKAKMKNKDDYVDVLSSGKSFLPIDQTGCKRT
- a CDS encoding branched-chain amino acid ABC transporter permease, translated to MNIYLLQVINGIGIGMLYFLLAVGLSIVFGLLRFVNFAHGAFYLIGAYFCYQMTRWGMSFWLALVVVPLVVGGIGWATEKLILRHVYATDHEFHILVTVGLALAVQELVILQWGPLGDSVAVPDALQGVVMWGSFVYPKYRLFVIGFTAVLAVLLWWVLEGTRLGSAVRAGSESTEMVSLLGINVLRIFSLVFGLGAATAALAGVLASPIRGAEPFMGVEALAVAFVVVVVGGMGSFSGALLGGLMIGIVQSVMSTLWPEGARLMIYVAMAAVLLLRPHGLLGRKE